The genome window CCACGATGTCTGGGCGCGCGTCGTGGATGAGGTTCATCGACTGGTAGATGGCGTTGGCGCTGCCGAGGAACCAGTCCTTGCCACGGCGCTGCTGCGCCGGGACCGAGGCCACGTAGTTGCGCAACAGGGTGGACATCCGCCAGGTCTCGGAGATGTGCCGGTCCAGGGAGTGCGACTTGTACTGTGTCAGCACCACGATCCTCAGGTACCCCGAATTCACCAGGTTCGAGAGGGCGAAATCGATCAACCGATAGCTGCCCGCGAACGGAACGGCGGGTTTGGCCCGGTCCGCCGTCAGCGGCATCAACCGCTTGCCTTCACCGCCGGCCAGTACGACCGCCAGCACCTTCTTCTGTGGCATCTGAAGCGTCCCGTTCCCTTGGAGGAGTGTCCCGTGCCTTCACACTAACGGGAGTCCTCCGTACTCGACTACGTTGATGTCGTGCGCATCGACATCGTGACCAAGGAATTCCCGCCAGCCATCTATGGGGGCGCCGGCGTCCACGTCGCCGAGCTGTCCCGGGTGCTGGCCGGCCGGGTCGATCTGCGTGTCCATGCCTTCGGCGAGGCGCGGGATCCCGACTTCCACGGGGCAAGGGTGACCAGTCACGGCATCCCCGGCGGCCTGGAAGCCTCCAACGCTGCCGTCCAGACCCTCGGCACCGATCTGGCCATCCTGGATGACCTGGCCGGCACGGACCTGATCCACACCCACACCTGGTATGCGAACCTGGCCGGCCATCTCGGCGGCCTCCTCCACGATGTTCCGCATATCCTCTCCGCCCACTCCCTGGAACCCCTGCGGCCCTGGAAGGCCGAGCAGCTCGGCGGCGGCTACCGCATGTCCTCCTGGGCAGAGGCCACGGCCTACGCCTCAGCGGCGGCCGTCATCGCGGTCTCCGAGGGGATGCGGCGGGACATCCTGGCCGCCTACCCGAACGTGGACCCGAACAAGGTGCACGTCGTCCACAACGGCATTGACACCGAATTGTGGACTCCCCAGCACGACGCCGGCACCCTCGAGCGCCATGACATCGATCCGGGGCGCCCGATGGTCGCCTTCGTGGGCCGGGTGACCCGGCAGAAGGGCGTGCCCTACCTCCTGCGGGCGGCGGCCCGGCTTGACCCCGAGGTCCAGTTAGTACTCTGCGCCGGTGCGGCCGACACTCCGGAACTGGCCGCCGAGGTGGCAGGCCTGGTGGCCGAGTTGAAGGCCACTCGGGACGGTGTGACCGTCATCGAAGGCATGCTTCCCCGGGCGGACATCATGCAGATCCTGTCCC of Citricoccus sp. K5 contains these proteins:
- the glgA gene encoding glycogen synthase translates to MRIDIVTKEFPPAIYGGAGVHVAELSRVLAGRVDLRVHAFGEARDPDFHGARVTSHGIPGGLEASNAAVQTLGTDLAILDDLAGTDLIHTHTWYANLAGHLGGLLHDVPHILSAHSLEPLRPWKAEQLGGGYRMSSWAEATAYASAAAVIAVSEGMRRDILAAYPNVDPNKVHVVHNGIDTELWTPQHDAGTLERHDIDPGRPMVAFVGRVTRQKGVPYLLRAAARLDPEVQLVLCAGAADTPELAAEVAGLVAELKATRDGVTVIEGMLPRADIMQILSRATVFACPSVYEPLGIVNLEAMACGTAVVASAVGGIPEVVQHGETGLLVDLEQNADGSGTPLDEERFVTDFAAALTAVLKDPAEADRMGRAGRQRAIDHFSWDSIADRTLNVYESVLR